A window of the Synechococcus sp. M16.1 genome harbors these coding sequences:
- a CDS encoding NAD-dependent epimerase/dehydratase family protein, whose product MKILVMGGTRFVGRPLVARLQAQGHALTLFTRGKNPVPAGVEHLCGDRSSDEGLSALQGRSFDVIVDSSGRKQEDSSRVVAITGAPSHRFVYVSSAGVYADSEQWPLDESSPTDPQSRHAGKADTEAWLRKEGIPFTSFRPTYIYGPGNYNPVERWFFDRIVHNRPIPLPGDGSTITQLGHVEDLAEAMARCIEVDAAANRIYNCSGKQGISFRGLIRAAAVACGRDPDGLELRSFNPSDLDPKARKAFPLRLNHFLTDITRVERELAWQPSFDLAKGLADSYSNDYALNPTAAPDFSSDEALIGA is encoded by the coding sequence ATGAAGATCCTGGTGATGGGGGGAACCCGCTTCGTGGGCCGGCCCCTGGTGGCCCGCCTGCAGGCCCAGGGCCATGCACTCACCCTGTTCACCCGCGGCAAGAACCCCGTCCCCGCCGGCGTGGAACACCTGTGTGGCGATCGCAGCAGCGATGAAGGTCTCAGCGCGCTGCAGGGCCGCAGCTTCGATGTGATCGTCGACAGCTCCGGACGCAAGCAGGAGGACAGCAGCCGGGTGGTGGCCATCACCGGGGCCCCCAGCCATCGCTTTGTGTATGTGAGCTCAGCCGGGGTGTACGCCGATTCGGAGCAGTGGCCCCTGGATGAATCCAGCCCCACCGATCCGCAGAGCCGTCACGCCGGCAAGGCCGACACCGAGGCCTGGCTGCGCAAGGAAGGCATCCCCTTCACCAGCTTCCGGCCCACCTACATCTATGGACCGGGCAACTACAACCCGGTGGAACGCTGGTTCTTCGATCGCATCGTTCACAACCGCCCGATTCCGCTGCCCGGTGACGGCAGCACGATCACCCAACTGGGCCATGTGGAGGATCTGGCGGAAGCGATGGCCCGTTGCATCGAGGTGGATGCTGCCGCCAATCGCATCTACAACTGCTCCGGCAAGCAGGGCATCAGCTTCCGGGGCCTGATCCGCGCCGCCGCCGTGGCCTGCGGCCGCGATCCCGATGGCCTCGAACTGCGCAGCTTCAACCCCAGCGACCTGGACCCCAAGGCGCGTAAGGCCTTCCCGCTGCGGCTCAATCACTTCCTCACCGACATCACCCGGGTGGAACGCGAACTGGCCTGGCAACCCAGCTTCGACCTGGCGAAGGGCCTGGCCGACAGCTACAGCAACGACTACGCCCTGAACCCAACCGCAGCGCCAGACTTCAGTTCTGACGAGGCGCTGATCGGGGCGTGA
- a CDS encoding CDP-alcohol phosphatidyltransferase family protein, with protein MFLSLRSIANGLTVARAVAGFPLILALQFGWQGWAWWLLLLAGFSDAADGWLARRAGGGSSWGARLDPLTDKVLIAAPLLWLASSAVLPLWAVWLLLARELLISGWRSQASDGGPASLSGKAKTILQFLSLLLMLWPSGWIAAAGLQSLGWWLFWPSLALALSSALGYITPRSAPRQN; from the coding sequence TTGTTTCTGTCCTTGCGTTCGATTGCCAACGGGCTCACCGTGGCACGAGCCGTTGCCGGTTTCCCGCTGATCCTTGCCCTGCAGTTCGGCTGGCAGGGCTGGGCCTGGTGGTTGCTGCTGCTGGCCGGGTTCAGTGATGCAGCCGATGGCTGGCTGGCCCGGCGCGCCGGGGGTGGCAGCAGCTGGGGCGCTCGCCTCGACCCCCTTACCGACAAGGTGCTGATCGCGGCACCGTTGCTCTGGCTGGCGTCGTCGGCTGTGCTGCCGCTCTGGGCGGTTTGGTTGTTGCTGGCCCGTGAATTGCTGATCTCGGGTTGGCGGTCTCAGGCCAGTGATGGTGGGCCGGCTTCGCTGTCGGGCAAAGCCAAGACAATCCTTCAGTTCCTCAGCCTGCTGCTGATGCTCTGGCCCTCCGGCTGGATCGCTGCTGCCGGGCTTCAGAGCCTGGGCTGGTGGCTGTTCTGGCCCTCCCTCGCCCTGGCTCTGAGCTCAGCTCTGGGCTACATCACGCCCCGATCAGCGCCTCGTCAGAACTGA
- a CDS encoding CBS domain-containing protein, whose protein sequence is MVLQLTVADVMTQPVLTVTPDTPLQQAVQMISDHHVSGLPVVNAEGRLIGELTEQDLMVRESGVDAGPYVMLLDSVIYLRNPLNWDKQVHQVLGTKVSDLMRKDSHSCDTALALPKAASQLHERGTQRLFVLDGNQCPVGVITRGDVVRALAAHQAG, encoded by the coding sequence ATGGTCCTGCAGCTGACGGTGGCTGATGTGATGACCCAGCCGGTGCTGACGGTCACGCCCGACACCCCGTTGCAGCAGGCCGTGCAGATGATCAGCGACCACCACGTGAGTGGTTTGCCGGTGGTGAATGCAGAGGGACGTCTGATCGGCGAGCTGACGGAGCAGGATCTGATGGTGCGGGAGAGCGGTGTTGATGCCGGCCCCTACGTGATGCTGTTGGACAGCGTGATCTACCTGCGCAATCCCTTGAACTGGGACAAGCAGGTGCACCAGGTGCTCGGCACCAAGGTGAGCGATCTGATGCGCAAGGACTCCCATAGCTGCGATACGGCGTTAGCGCTGCCCAAGGCGGCATCCCAGCTGCATGAACGGGGCACGCAACGCCTGTTTGTTCTGGACGGCAACCAATGCCCCGTCGGCGTGATCACCCGGGGCGACGTGGTGCGTGCCCTCGCCGCCCATCAAGCCGGCTGA